A single window of Bacillota bacterium DNA harbors:
- a CDS encoding type II toxin-antitoxin system PemK/MazF family toxin yields the protein MTIKRGDIYYADLSPVVGSEQGGVRPVLIVQNDVGNKYSPTVIAAAITSQLNKSRLPTHIPINSGNVGLQKDSVVLLEQIRTIDKKRLKEKMGHLDENVMNRINEAISISFGLEGLD from the coding sequence GTGACTATAAAAAGAGGAGATATTTACTATGCCGATCTAAGCCCTGTTGTTGGTTCGGAGCAGGGCGGGGTGCGTCCGGTGCTGATTGTTCAGAACGATGTCGGCAATAAATACAGCCCAACTGTTATTGCCGCCGCTATTACAAGCCAGCTGAACAAATCACGCCTGCCGACACACATACCAATAAACTCAGGCAATGTCGGACTTCAGAAAGATTCCGTTGTATTGCTGGAACAAATCAGGACCATCGATAAAAAGAGGCTGAAAGAGAAGATGGGACATTTGGACGAAAATGTAATGAATAGGATCAATGAAGCTATATCCATAAGTTTCGG